The DNA sequence AGTGAAACACGCACCTCTCCTCCACCATCAGGGAATGCATACTTGAAGGCGTTTGTCACAAGTTCATTCACTATGAGTCCCAGTGGCATTATGGTGTCAACGTTGAGCTTGATGTCCTCTATTTCAAATCTGAGATCAACCCGCTGATCAGGCCTCATGTAGGAGAACATTATGCTCCTTGCAAGGCCCTCTATGTAGCCCCTCACATCCACATCCGCAAGGTTCCCTGAACGGTAGAGCTTCTCATGTATCATTGACATGCTCATGATGCGCCCCTGGCTGTCCCTGAGGACACCGGTGATTCCCGGGTCATCTATGTAGCTGCTCTGAAGGTTAAGGAGGCTTGAGATAACCTGCAGGTTGTTCTTGACCCGGTGGTGTATCTCCCTCAGTAGCAGCTCCTTCTCCTCAAGGGATTCCACTAGTCTCTTCTCATAGAATATCCTCTTCAGTGTCGAGGCAGCCTCTCCACCCATCGTTTCAAGCAGTCTAAGCTCATATTCATCCGGTTCATGCCCGTTCCTGAAGACCATGAAGCCGAGGGTCTTATCGTCATGTCTCAGTGCCACCGCTATAAGGTCATCCCTCACCAGCACGGCATCATCCATTTCTCCAAGGATTTCCTCGGGGTTATCAATGATGAAGCCGTCTCCCATGGGCTTCAGGACACCATCCCTCATGAGGTAGACAGCACCCTCTGATAGGCCCAGATGCTCATTAAGAAGTACCATGACATTCCTGAATAGCTCATCAGGGCTGTTACTGTGGTTTATCCTGATTATGGCTTCATTGAGGGTCCTGAACTCATGTAGGCGCATCCTGGTAAGTTTCTCTGATTTCTCTGTTTCCTCTATCCTGTCCCTCAGCCTGAGTGTGTGGCGGAGGTCCTGGGCTACCATGGAGTAGCCCACCACATCGGCACCCTCCCTTATGAGTGATATGAAGAGCTTCACAGGGAGCCGCTCACCATCTGACCTCAGGTACTCAATGGATAGCGGCCTGTGATGATAGTCACCCCTGGAGGATGAAGCCCTCTCCCTGATGTCCTCAAATTCCCTCTCCAGTTTGCCGTGGTGTTCGGGTGCAACGATGTCCCTCCAGTCCCCTGCAGAGTCCACACCCAGTTCACTTTCTGCCCTCTGGTTGAGCTTTGTCACCCCTCCCTCTGCATCCAGGAGGACTACGAGGTCGGTGACCTTATCTATTATGCTCTCACCTGCAAGGGATGGGCTCATGGATGGTGGATGGTAATTGGCCATCCCATGGACGATACCTGCGGCTCCGATCATCCCCACGATCTGTCCCAGGGTGTTCATGTTCTGGGGGCTTGACGGGATGAGGGTGGTCACGATGAGGGCTGCAATGAGGCTGAAGGATGATGTGATGAATATGAGGGTGGTCATATTCCTCTCACGGTGGGATGGTGCCACCCTGGCATGGTTCCATATGAGTGAGACTGCAACGGCAAGATAACCCACCATGTAGGCCTCAAATAATCCCCGGAAGTCTCCGGTCCATGAGAGGAGGTCATGGATGTCCCCCGGTTTAACAAGGGAGGCCACAAGCAGCAGGTAGATGAAGAGGAAGGAGGGTATTATGGGTATAACGGTGAACTTACCGGGTCTTTCATCATCTGCAGAGAGTACCAGGGCAAAGTTCAGGAATAGGGCTGGCAGCAGGATGATGGAGAGGCCCGAGAGCATGTAGAATATCAGACTGTACACGCCTGAGGTGGTGTGGAGGAGTGTGGATGTCAGTGCCCACAGGGCCAGTGCTATGGCTATGAGAAGGAAGCTCCACTCCAGATTACACCTCCTCAGCTTGAGGGGGTACATTCCGGCCCCCAGATAGAATACCGATGCCAGTACCGATAGGGTTATGTAGATGTCCATCCTCCCACATCTCTTAAAGTATACATAAAATGAGGTGGTATACTGGTTATATCCGGGTTACCATTAAATACCTTTACGGTCATGAGGGTGTGTATCTACCGGAGGCCCACCGGGTATTAATTCATGGAGGATCATAATGTCATTGCATGATTCATTCGTCAGGTTTCTGCTGAATTCATGGATTGGAAGAGCCCTTAACCTTATCATGGTTGCCATAAATCGTCTTGTACCCAAGAGGGACAATCAGATACTCTTTGAAAGCATACCAGATTTTTCAGATAACCCTTCCCAGCTTTACAGTTACATTAAATCCCTTGGAACAGATTACAGGATGATATGGGTGGTTGACAGTATCAGGGATGACCTCGACGCCCCACAGTATCTGAGGAACACTCCATCAGAATTCTGGCAGTTCCTGAGGTCAAGGTACATAGTCAGCTCCCACGGCTATCACCTCATGATAAGGGCGGGTAATCAGGTCTACCTCAACCTCTGGCATGGGATGCCCCTGAAGGCAATGGGCTACACAGAAAGGGAGCCATCCATACTGCTCCCGGGGGTATGTGATGAGAACTACTACCTCATCGCAACTTCCACCATAATGAGGAATGCCCTGGCGGCCTGCTTCAACCAGGACGCCCGCAGGATACACATAACAGGTCAGCCAAGGAACGATAAACTCCTCACAGAGGGCAGAACCATGGATGATTCCAGGACCATAATCCTGTAC is a window from the Methanothermobacter thermautotrophicus str. Delta H genome containing:
- a CDS encoding histidine kinase dimerization/phosphoacceptor domain -containing protein, whose product is MDIYITLSVLASVFYLGAGMYPLKLRRCNLEWSFLLIAIALALWALTSTLLHTTSGVYSLIFYMLSGLSIILLPALFLNFALVLSADDERPGKFTVIPIIPSFLFIYLLLVASLVKPGDIHDLLSWTGDFRGLFEAYMVGYLAVAVSLIWNHARVAPSHRERNMTTLIFITSSFSLIAALIVTTLIPSSPQNMNTLGQIVGMIGAAGIVHGMANYHPPSMSPSLAGESIIDKVTDLVVLLDAEGGVTKLNQRAESELGVDSAGDWRDIVAPEHHGKLEREFEDIRERASSSRGDYHHRPLSIEYLRSDGERLPVKLFISLIREGADVVGYSMVAQDLRHTLRLRDRIEETEKSEKLTRMRLHEFRTLNEAIIRINHSNSPDELFRNVMVLLNEHLGLSEGAVYLMRDGVLKPMGDGFIIDNPEEILGEMDDAVLVRDDLIAVALRHDDKTLGFMVFRNGHEPDEYELRLLETMGGEAASTLKRIFYEKRLVESLEEKELLLREIHHRVKNNLQVISSLLNLQSSYIDDPGITGVLRDSQGRIMSMSMIHEKLYRSGNLADVDVRGYIEGLARSIMFSYMRPDQRVDLRFEIEDIKLNVDTIMPLGLIVNELVTNAFKYAFPDGGGEVRVSLGRDGDGFLLTVADDGVGLPDDFNLDSLKSLGMLLVRNLTEQLNGELEYTSNGGAEFRVRFSEIQYKKRF
- a CDS encoding CDP-glycerol glycerophosphotransferase family protein — translated: MSLHDSFVRFLLNSWIGRALNLIMVAINRLVPKRDNQILFESIPDFSDNPSQLYSYIKSLGTDYRMIWVVDSIRDDLDAPQYLRNTPSEFWQFLRSRYIVSSHGYHLMIRAGNQVYLNLWHGMPLKAMGYTEREPSILLPGVCDENYYLIATSTIMRNALAACFNQDARRIHITGQPRNDKLLTEGRTMDDSRTIILYTPTYRDTGRDESIFSMPDYSEEKFQDFLREHDAVFLMKLHPLDSGIRQRSGGNIRALDPSEDLYDILQGVDVLVTDYSSVYFDFLLLDRPVIFAVPDLEEYRRVRGFVLEPFEFWAPGPRVETFTDFLEELERCLEDDDYYRRERRIVNSLVNQHQDAGSSRRVYELVWGD